One part of the Anopheles coustani chromosome 2, idAnoCousDA_361_x.2, whole genome shotgun sequence genome encodes these proteins:
- the LOC131262343 gene encoding GPI ethanolamine phosphate transferase 3 isoform X2, with the protein MMAKSRNFLFVLVWLSLLVSAGIHLFSKGFLLTRVAQTESSSCVKYEDYQCGHTASMGKVCTESKVASILRDVNGSSGICFPPKAKVILLVIDALRYDFGLFDPTNRQPAAYENNLPILQELLRKHPDHSRRLKFIADPPTTTLQRLKGITTGSLPTFIDIGSNFASPEINEDNLIDQLVRHNRTTVFLGDNTWTELFPNRFTREYAYPSFNIYDLDTVDTAIEKYLPREMARDDWDMIVAHFLGVDHCGHRYGPMHEEMRRKLGEMNDVIRNVTEQMADGTTLIVIGDHGMTKTGDHGGETTEEVEALLFMYSKGTPLLARDYDGNSDTMQQIDLVPTLATIMGVPIPYSNLGQIIFQLLPDTLVDSFLRYQLALVHLWQNTRQIERYFQRYAESSAGTFAVDHLDELDNKFLILTQRVNTVYTEAAFQSLSSDLRGYLKDILEGCREIWVKFDPKLILHGLLITFLVCFSIAILFINSTPYQLGQMFNDSVISYALLLTALAIPTGYFFYADLGLSSAEHGAILLSAFANVGLFAFVLVQNWVAIAENMADLKRAANVLTRVSFVYTTCVFFSNSFVVEEPRILSYVLMGFFLAALYTLHGLGGKFAMPRFKLTLFRKSMLVKLVGLTLFAVVLIRLSKNYYRCREEQANCTDYLVKAPTPTPDGQRKRIASSADFLPIVALVVYVVCSRLYLRACGNLTGMGLHVLMARYGPTVAVVCACGHFTIAKTNAQGIPQLHVDALAWVVYGLLIVQLVILAVRPLLVFVLPKRKEVMNVLYNDRNVASEIYKQLKENYNRSGGARTPADVAEIPIVCGLATVYSSVFVATGTILSVVLAMLLGSHGTMGLMIVIAVAVAYGILASIMQYEGSTNLQSFIQPTFRTLLTWIILQQFGFYATAHQPTLSQIDWNAAFVGRTYHFDGSNVLSAVLVLLNTYSTTFLLSVLFPLIVLVPFCVYTMWPSLTQQRTPPQSTKKSPSAGGGSKPATTNGEPTVVRKVGVDGGSVEYRSVTVNQSEETAEAGSEEPGVKATTTKAVDFDVTKGELNLYENEKLFLGTVFKTGCLLLLLQSIRIFCAMFACALHCRHLMVWKIFAPRFIYEGIGSYVMFVGLNLGFLLLLRVHRSVGGLITAINKKR; encoded by the exons CGATTCTTCGCGACGTCAACGGCTCGTCGGGGATTTGTTTCCCTCCGAAGGCAAAAGTTATTCTGCTCGTAATCGATGCGCTGCGATATGATTTTGGTCTGTTCGATCCGACCAACCGGCAACCGGCGGCGTACGAAAACAATCTTCCCATTCTGCAGGAGTTGCTGCGTAAACATCCGGACCATAGTAGGCGTTTAAAGTTCATAGCCGATCCACCGACGACTACGTTGCAGCGACTGAAGGGCATAACAACCGGTAGCCTGCCAACGTTCATCGACATCGGTTCCAACTTTGCCTCGCCCGAAATCAACGAAGACAATCTGATCGACCAGCTGGTGCGACACAATCGAACGACCGTTTTTCTCGGTGACAACACCTGGACGGAGCTGTTCCCGAATCGGTTCACACGGGAATACGCCTATCCGAGTTTTAACATCTACGATCTTGACACGGTCGATACGGCCATTGAGAAGTACTTGCCGCGGGAGATGGCACGCGACGATTGGGATATGATTGTGGCACACTTTCTGGGTGTAGATCACTGTGGCCACCGGTATGGACCAATGCACGAAGAAATGCGCCGAAAGCTGGGAGAGATGAACGATGTGATCAGGAATGTTACGGAGCAGATGGCTGACGGTACGACGCTGATCGTGATCGGTGATCATGGGATGACGAAGACGGGCGACCATGGTGGCGAAACAACGGAAGAGGTCGAAGCACTGTTGTTTATGTACTCCAAGGGAACCCCATTGCTGGCACGCGATTACGATGGTAACAGCGATACGATGCAACAGATCGATCTCGTCCCAACGCTGGCTACCATAATGGGCGTTCCGATCCCGTACTCCAACCTCGGCCAGATCATATTCCAACTCCTGCCCGACACACTCGTCGATTCGTTCCTGCGCTACCAACTCGCACTTGTTCATCTGTGGCAAAATACGCGACAAATCGAACGATACTTCCAGCGCTACGCGGAATCAAGCGCAGGCACGTTTGCCGTCGATCATCTCGATGAGTTGGATAACAAATTCCTCATACTCACCCAGCGCGTTAACACCGTGTACACCGAAGCGGCCTTCCAGAGCTTGTCGAGCGATTTGCGCGGCTACCTGAAGGACATACTCGAAGGCTGCCGGGAGATTTGGGTCAAGTTTGATCCGAAGCTTATCCTGCACGGCCTACTGATTACATTTTTAGTATGCTTTTCGATTGCCATCCTCTTCATCAACTCCACGCCGTACCAGCTGGGCCAGATGTTCAATGACAGCGTCATATCGTACGCCCTGCTCCTCACCGCGCTCGCCATTCCAACGGGATACTTTTTCTACGCCGATTTGGGCCTCAGCTCGGCCGAACACGGAGCCATCCTGCTTTCTGCCTTCGCCAACGTTGGGCTGTTCGCGTTCGTACTCGTCCAGAACTGGGTGGCGATCGCGGAGAATATGGCCGATTTGAAGCGTGCCGCTAACGTGTTGACTCGGGTTTCCTTCGTTTACACCACGTGCGTGTTCTTTTCGAACAGTTTCGTCGTGGAAGAGCCGCGCATTCTGTCCTACGTGCTGATGGGCTTCTTCCTGGCCGCACTCTACACCTTACACGGACTAGGGGGGAAGTTTGCCATGCCACGGTTTAAGTTGACGCTCTTCCGAAAGTCCATGCTGGTGAAGCTCGTCGGCTTGACGCTGTTTGCCGTTGTGTTGATTCGACTGTCCAAGAACTACTACCGATGCCGCGAGGAGCAGGCCAACTGCACGGATTACCTGGTGAAAGCGCCGACTCCGACACCGGACGGGCAGAGAAAACGGATCGCTTCCAGCGCTGACTTCCTGCCGATCGTAGCGCTCGTAGTTTACGTCGTTTGCTCACGGCTGTACCTGCGAGCGTGCGGGAACCTTACCGGGATGGGTTTGCATGTGCTGATGGCTCGCTATGGTCCGACGGTGGCAGTTGTGTGCGCCTGTGGACACTTTACCATCGCAAAAACGAACGCCCAGGGTATACCTCAGCTGCACGTGGATGCCCTCGCTTGGGTCGTGTACGGACTGTTGATTGTGCAGCTTGTCATACTGGCCGTCAGGCCGCTGCTTGTCTTCGTCCTTCCCAAGCGCAAGGAGGTGATGAACGTGCTGTACAACGATCGCAACGTCGCATCGGAAATCTACAAACAGTTGAAGGAGAACTACAACCGCTCGGGTGGTGCCCGTACTCCCGCCGACGTTGCCGAGATTCCTATTGTTTGTGGATTGGCAACCGTTTATTCGTCGGTGTTTGTTGCTACCGGCACCATCCTCAGTGTTGTGCTGGCCATGCTGCTCGGTTCCCATGGCACGATGGGGTTGATGATTGTAATTGCGGTCGCCGTGGCGTACGGTATCCTGGCGTCGATCATGCAATACGAAGGATCCACCAACCTGCAGAGCTTCATCCAACCAACGTTCCGCACGCTACTCACGTGGATCATCCTGCAGCAGTTTGGGTTCTACGCGACCGCTCATCAGCCGACACTTTCGCAAATCGATTGGAACGCAGCTTTCGTTGGGCGGACGTATCACTTTGACGGCAGCAATGTCCTCTCCGCAGTGCTGGTGCTGCTCAACACCTACTCAACCACGTTCCTCCTGTCGGTGCTCTTCCCACTGATCGTACTCGTGCCTTTCTGCGTGTACACCATGTGGCCCTCGCTGACACAGCAGCGAACACCACCGCAAAGCACCAAAAAAAGTCCCTCGGCAGGAGGGGGCTCGAAACCGGCCACCACCAACGGAGAACCAACCGTTGTCCGCAAGGTCGGAGTGGACGGTGGAAGCGTGGAGTATCGAAGTGTCACTGTAAACCAATCGGAAGAAACGGCTGAAGCAGGATCAGAGGAGCCTGGTGTAAAAGCTACTACCACCAAAGCGGTCGACTTTGATGTCACCAAGGGCGAGCTTAATTTGTACGAAAATGAGAAACTATTTCTCGGTACCGTGTTCAAGACTGGTTGCCTTCTACTGTTGCTGCAGTCCATTAGG ATATTTTGTGCCATGTTTGCCTGTGCGCTGCACTGCCGCCATCTGATGGTGTGGAAGATCTTCGCACCGCGCTTCATCTACGAAGGTATCGGCAGCTACGTGATGTTCGTCGGTCTCAATCTGGGCTTTCTGCTGCTACTGCGGGTGCATCGCTCCGTTGGCGGACTGATAACGGCCATCAACAAGAAACGATAA
- the LOC131262343 gene encoding GPI ethanolamine phosphate transferase 3 isoform X1, whose product MMAKSRNFLFVLVWLSLLVSAGIHLFSKGFLLTRVAQTESSSCVKYEDYQCGHTASMGKGGCNGTEKVASILRDVNGSSGICFPPKAKVILLVIDALRYDFGLFDPTNRQPAAYENNLPILQELLRKHPDHSRRLKFIADPPTTTLQRLKGITTGSLPTFIDIGSNFASPEINEDNLIDQLVRHNRTTVFLGDNTWTELFPNRFTREYAYPSFNIYDLDTVDTAIEKYLPREMARDDWDMIVAHFLGVDHCGHRYGPMHEEMRRKLGEMNDVIRNVTEQMADGTTLIVIGDHGMTKTGDHGGETTEEVEALLFMYSKGTPLLARDYDGNSDTMQQIDLVPTLATIMGVPIPYSNLGQIIFQLLPDTLVDSFLRYQLALVHLWQNTRQIERYFQRYAESSAGTFAVDHLDELDNKFLILTQRVNTVYTEAAFQSLSSDLRGYLKDILEGCREIWVKFDPKLILHGLLITFLVCFSIAILFINSTPYQLGQMFNDSVISYALLLTALAIPTGYFFYADLGLSSAEHGAILLSAFANVGLFAFVLVQNWVAIAENMADLKRAANVLTRVSFVYTTCVFFSNSFVVEEPRILSYVLMGFFLAALYTLHGLGGKFAMPRFKLTLFRKSMLVKLVGLTLFAVVLIRLSKNYYRCREEQANCTDYLVKAPTPTPDGQRKRIASSADFLPIVALVVYVVCSRLYLRACGNLTGMGLHVLMARYGPTVAVVCACGHFTIAKTNAQGIPQLHVDALAWVVYGLLIVQLVILAVRPLLVFVLPKRKEVMNVLYNDRNVASEIYKQLKENYNRSGGARTPADVAEIPIVCGLATVYSSVFVATGTILSVVLAMLLGSHGTMGLMIVIAVAVAYGILASIMQYEGSTNLQSFIQPTFRTLLTWIILQQFGFYATAHQPTLSQIDWNAAFVGRTYHFDGSNVLSAVLVLLNTYSTTFLLSVLFPLIVLVPFCVYTMWPSLTQQRTPPQSTKKSPSAGGGSKPATTNGEPTVVRKVGVDGGSVEYRSVTVNQSEETAEAGSEEPGVKATTTKAVDFDVTKGELNLYENEKLFLGTVFKTGCLLLLLQSIRIFCAMFACALHCRHLMVWKIFAPRFIYEGIGSYVMFVGLNLGFLLLLRVHRSVGGLITAINKKR is encoded by the exons CGATTCTTCGCGACGTCAACGGCTCGTCGGGGATTTGTTTCCCTCCGAAGGCAAAAGTTATTCTGCTCGTAATCGATGCGCTGCGATATGATTTTGGTCTGTTCGATCCGACCAACCGGCAACCGGCGGCGTACGAAAACAATCTTCCCATTCTGCAGGAGTTGCTGCGTAAACATCCGGACCATAGTAGGCGTTTAAAGTTCATAGCCGATCCACCGACGACTACGTTGCAGCGACTGAAGGGCATAACAACCGGTAGCCTGCCAACGTTCATCGACATCGGTTCCAACTTTGCCTCGCCCGAAATCAACGAAGACAATCTGATCGACCAGCTGGTGCGACACAATCGAACGACCGTTTTTCTCGGTGACAACACCTGGACGGAGCTGTTCCCGAATCGGTTCACACGGGAATACGCCTATCCGAGTTTTAACATCTACGATCTTGACACGGTCGATACGGCCATTGAGAAGTACTTGCCGCGGGAGATGGCACGCGACGATTGGGATATGATTGTGGCACACTTTCTGGGTGTAGATCACTGTGGCCACCGGTATGGACCAATGCACGAAGAAATGCGCCGAAAGCTGGGAGAGATGAACGATGTGATCAGGAATGTTACGGAGCAGATGGCTGACGGTACGACGCTGATCGTGATCGGTGATCATGGGATGACGAAGACGGGCGACCATGGTGGCGAAACAACGGAAGAGGTCGAAGCACTGTTGTTTATGTACTCCAAGGGAACCCCATTGCTGGCACGCGATTACGATGGTAACAGCGATACGATGCAACAGATCGATCTCGTCCCAACGCTGGCTACCATAATGGGCGTTCCGATCCCGTACTCCAACCTCGGCCAGATCATATTCCAACTCCTGCCCGACACACTCGTCGATTCGTTCCTGCGCTACCAACTCGCACTTGTTCATCTGTGGCAAAATACGCGACAAATCGAACGATACTTCCAGCGCTACGCGGAATCAAGCGCAGGCACGTTTGCCGTCGATCATCTCGATGAGTTGGATAACAAATTCCTCATACTCACCCAGCGCGTTAACACCGTGTACACCGAAGCGGCCTTCCAGAGCTTGTCGAGCGATTTGCGCGGCTACCTGAAGGACATACTCGAAGGCTGCCGGGAGATTTGGGTCAAGTTTGATCCGAAGCTTATCCTGCACGGCCTACTGATTACATTTTTAGTATGCTTTTCGATTGCCATCCTCTTCATCAACTCCACGCCGTACCAGCTGGGCCAGATGTTCAATGACAGCGTCATATCGTACGCCCTGCTCCTCACCGCGCTCGCCATTCCAACGGGATACTTTTTCTACGCCGATTTGGGCCTCAGCTCGGCCGAACACGGAGCCATCCTGCTTTCTGCCTTCGCCAACGTTGGGCTGTTCGCGTTCGTACTCGTCCAGAACTGGGTGGCGATCGCGGAGAATATGGCCGATTTGAAGCGTGCCGCTAACGTGTTGACTCGGGTTTCCTTCGTTTACACCACGTGCGTGTTCTTTTCGAACAGTTTCGTCGTGGAAGAGCCGCGCATTCTGTCCTACGTGCTGATGGGCTTCTTCCTGGCCGCACTCTACACCTTACACGGACTAGGGGGGAAGTTTGCCATGCCACGGTTTAAGTTGACGCTCTTCCGAAAGTCCATGCTGGTGAAGCTCGTCGGCTTGACGCTGTTTGCCGTTGTGTTGATTCGACTGTCCAAGAACTACTACCGATGCCGCGAGGAGCAGGCCAACTGCACGGATTACCTGGTGAAAGCGCCGACTCCGACACCGGACGGGCAGAGAAAACGGATCGCTTCCAGCGCTGACTTCCTGCCGATCGTAGCGCTCGTAGTTTACGTCGTTTGCTCACGGCTGTACCTGCGAGCGTGCGGGAACCTTACCGGGATGGGTTTGCATGTGCTGATGGCTCGCTATGGTCCGACGGTGGCAGTTGTGTGCGCCTGTGGACACTTTACCATCGCAAAAACGAACGCCCAGGGTATACCTCAGCTGCACGTGGATGCCCTCGCTTGGGTCGTGTACGGACTGTTGATTGTGCAGCTTGTCATACTGGCCGTCAGGCCGCTGCTTGTCTTCGTCCTTCCCAAGCGCAAGGAGGTGATGAACGTGCTGTACAACGATCGCAACGTCGCATCGGAAATCTACAAACAGTTGAAGGAGAACTACAACCGCTCGGGTGGTGCCCGTACTCCCGCCGACGTTGCCGAGATTCCTATTGTTTGTGGATTGGCAACCGTTTATTCGTCGGTGTTTGTTGCTACCGGCACCATCCTCAGTGTTGTGCTGGCCATGCTGCTCGGTTCCCATGGCACGATGGGGTTGATGATTGTAATTGCGGTCGCCGTGGCGTACGGTATCCTGGCGTCGATCATGCAATACGAAGGATCCACCAACCTGCAGAGCTTCATCCAACCAACGTTCCGCACGCTACTCACGTGGATCATCCTGCAGCAGTTTGGGTTCTACGCGACCGCTCATCAGCCGACACTTTCGCAAATCGATTGGAACGCAGCTTTCGTTGGGCGGACGTATCACTTTGACGGCAGCAATGTCCTCTCCGCAGTGCTGGTGCTGCTCAACACCTACTCAACCACGTTCCTCCTGTCGGTGCTCTTCCCACTGATCGTACTCGTGCCTTTCTGCGTGTACACCATGTGGCCCTCGCTGACACAGCAGCGAACACCACCGCAAAGCACCAAAAAAAGTCCCTCGGCAGGAGGGGGCTCGAAACCGGCCACCACCAACGGAGAACCAACCGTTGTCCGCAAGGTCGGAGTGGACGGTGGAAGCGTGGAGTATCGAAGTGTCACTGTAAACCAATCGGAAGAAACGGCTGAAGCAGGATCAGAGGAGCCTGGTGTAAAAGCTACTACCACCAAAGCGGTCGACTTTGATGTCACCAAGGGCGAGCTTAATTTGTACGAAAATGAGAAACTATTTCTCGGTACCGTGTTCAAGACTGGTTGCCTTCTACTGTTGCTGCAGTCCATTAGG ATATTTTGTGCCATGTTTGCCTGTGCGCTGCACTGCCGCCATCTGATGGTGTGGAAGATCTTCGCACCGCGCTTCATCTACGAAGGTATCGGCAGCTACGTGATGTTCGTCGGTCTCAATCTGGGCTTTCTGCTGCTACTGCGGGTGCATCGCTCCGTTGGCGGACTGATAACGGCCATCAACAAGAAACGATAA